In Arachis hypogaea cultivar Tifrunner chromosome 17, arahy.Tifrunner.gnm2.J5K5, whole genome shotgun sequence, a single window of DNA contains:
- the LOC140180934 gene encoding uncharacterized protein translates to MPSPPLFRHKRRTHEGGNRTARELSHGERRCASDLSPRVRPSPHHVADCEAVSVAAAGGRHRSRRSTSVILLFTMSCPRLEPCFLFVVPHCPRFPAAMSANELASTPAMFNSTLTKDEAFLCPVDGSIMIIASHLPFNRNGFKFFTNAGGLGKTDIKDVLERAADIYNQFTAESLANSERKASSSIKQVDYMNVYTSDLVKAVRKAAGSIEKPLGGFHIVVDAGNGPNAEVQCAFDSFSKLNI, encoded by the exons ATGCCGTCGCCGCCACTGTTTCGTCACAAGAGAAGGACGCACGAGGGAGGAAACAGAACCGCGAGGGAGCTCAGCCACGGAGAGAGGAGATGCGCGTCAGATCTGTCGCCGCGAGTCCGCCCATCGCCACACCACGTCGCCGACTGTGAAGCTGTCTCCGTCGCCGCTGCCGGAGGTCGCCATCGGAGCCGCCGCTCCACTTCTGTCATTCTTCTTTTTACAATGAGTTGCCCGCGCCTTGAACCGTGTTTCCTTTTTGTAGTTCCACATTGTCCTAGGTTCCCAGCAGCAATGTCTGCAAAtga ATTAGCATCAACACCAGCCATGTTCAATAGCACACTCACAAAGGATGAAGCATTCTTGTGTCCTGTTGATGGATCCATTATGATAATAG CGAGTCATCTGCCCTTCAACCGGAATGGATTCAAATTTTTCACAAATGCTGGTGGACTTGGAAAGACTGATATCAAAGACGTATTAGAGCGAGCTGCTGATATATACAATCAATTTACAGCTGAAAGTTTAGCAAATTCTGAGAGAAAGGCTTCATCATCTATTAAGCAAGTTGATTACATGAATGTATATACATCTGACCTAGTAAAGGCAGTTCGCAAAGCAGCGGGAAGCATAG AGAAGCCATTGGGTGGTTTCCATATAGTTGTTGATGCAGGCAATGGGCCTAATGCTGAAGTGCAATGTGCATTTGACTCTTTCTCCAAACTTAATATTTGA
- the LOC112764534 gene encoding anaphase-promoting complex subunit 8 encodes MSSKESCRSELRIAIRQLSDRCLYTASKWAAEQLVGIEQDPAKFTPSNTRFQRGSSSIRRKYRTHEIAATPIAGVSYVATPVMEEDELVDGDFYLLAKSYFDCREYKRAAHVLRDQTGRKSVFLRCYALYLAGEKRKEEEMIELEGPLGKSDSVNRELVSLERELSMLCKNGTIDPFGLYLYGLVLKQKGSENLARTVLVESVNSYPWNWNAWTELRSLCSTIDILNTVNLNSHWMKDFFLASAYQELRMHNESLSKYEYLLGTFGNSNYIQAQIAKAQYSLREFDQVEALFEELMRSDPYRVEDMDMYSNVLYAKESFSALSYLAHRVFMTDKYRPESCCIIGNYYSLKGQHEKSVMYFRRALKLNKNYLSAWTLMGHEFVEMKNTPAAVDAYRRAVDVDPCDYRAWYGLGQAYEMMGMPFYALHYFQKSVFLQPNDSRLWIAMAQCYETEQLRMLDEAIKCYKRAAACNDREAIALYQLAKLHAELGHPEEAASYYKKDLERMEDEEREGPNMVEALLYLARYYKLQDRFEEAEVYCTRLLDYSGPERETAKSLLRGMRSSQSSLPSMDVERFPP; translated from the exons ATGAGCTCCAAAGAGAGCTGCAGAAGCGAACTCCGCATCGCCATTCGCCAACTCAGCGACCGTTGTTTGTACACTGCTTCCAAATG GGCAGCAGAACAGTTGGTTGGTATCGAGCAAGACCCCGCCAAGTTCACTCCTTCCAACACCAGATTCCAGCGCGGCAGCTCCAGCATTCGCCGCAAGTACCGCACCCATGAGATCGCTGCCACTCCCATCGCCGGCGTCTCGTACGTTGCCACGCCTGTTATGGAGGAGGACGAGCTTGTAGATGGTGATTTTTACCTTCTTGCCAAGTCATATTTTGATTGCCGTGAGTACAAGAGGGCCGCCCATGTTCTTCGCGATCAGACCGGCAGGAAATCCGTCTTCTTGCGCTGTTATGCCTTGTATCTG GCAGGAGAAAAGCGAAAAGAGGAAGAGATGATAGAACTTGAGGGACCTCTAGGTAAGAGTGATTCTGTGAATCGTGAATTGGTTTCCTTGGAGAGGGAGTTGTCAATGCTTTGCAAGAATGGTACGATTGATCCTTTTGGTTTGTACTTATATGGCCTTGTGCTCAAACAAAAAGGTAGTGAGAATTTGGCACGTACGGTTCTTGTGGAATCCGTGAATAGCTACCCTTGGAATTGGAATGCTTGGACCGAGTTGCGATCCCTATGTAGTACAATTGATATATTGAACACTGTTAATCTCAATAGTCATTGGATGAAGGATTTCTTCCTTGCCAGTGCTTACCAAGAATTAAGGATGCACAATGAATCTCTGTCGAAGTATGAATACCTACTAGGAACCTTTGGAAATAGTAATTACATACAGGCCCAGATTGCTAAAGCACAGTACAGTTTGAGGGAATTTGACCAAGTTGAAGCATTATTTGAAGAACTTATGCGCAGTGACCCTTACAGGGTGGAAGACATGGATATGTATTCTAACGTACTTTATGCTAAGGAGTCCTTCTCTGCTTTAAGCTACCTGGCTCATAGAGTATTCATGACTGATAAATACAGGCCTGAATCATGTTGTATCATTGGGAATTATTACAGTTTAAAGGGGCAGCATGAGAAGTCTGTTATGTATTTCAGGAGAGCCCTTAAATTGAACAAAAATTATTTGTCTGCTTGGACACTCATGGGCCATGAGTTCGTTGAGATGAAAAATACTCCTGCTGCAGTGGATGCATATCGCCGCGCTGTAGACGTAGACCCATGTGATTATCGTGCCTGGTATGGGCTGGGACAAGCTTACGAGATGATGGGTATGCCATTCTATGCGCTTCATTACTTCCAAAAATCTGTGTTCTTACAGCCGAATGATTCTCGGTTGTGGATTGCAATGGCTCAATGTTATGAAACCGAACAGCTCCGCATGCTTGATGAGGCAATTAAGTGTTATAAAAGAGCTGCAGCTTGTAATGACCGAGAAGCAATTGCTTTATACCAGCTAGCAAAGCTACATGCGGAGCTGGGCCACCCTGAAGAGGCAGCATCTTACTACAAAAAGGATTTAGAGAGGATGGAAGATGAAGAAAGGGAAGGACCTAACATGGTTGAGGCTTTGCTCTATCTTGCAAGATATTACAAATTGCAGGATAGATTTGAAGAAGCAGAGGTATACTGTACACGTCTTCTGGATTATAGTGGCCCG GAGAGAGAAACAGCCAAGAGTTTGCTTAGAGGAATGAGATCTTCGCAATCGAGTTTACCTTCAATGGATGTTGAACGCTTTCCTCCTTAA